From Choristoneura fumiferana chromosome 7, NRCan_CFum_1, whole genome shotgun sequence, the proteins below share one genomic window:
- the LOC141429781 gene encoding uncharacterized protein, giving the protein MKMDLKYLILMIAFATIEINVTESRQNDKRRWKNDKSVYSQYVNICDIQDRGSKVHCYCESTKMKTATKADCWVFNGGIAEDDPFWSNFYSQPKIERLTFNVRADGGLTYIPAKVIIRLERLQYLNIQYANISAVPSFAFTNSSTLREITLPKNKITKLEKMSFAHLIMLSNVSLVENQISELKRDIFYVLPNLQRLYLSKNTISVLHDGCFKHLSNLVKLELDSNLLTVVIRENFQGLSNLITLDMRNNKLTMIGDLAFSELWSLQELYLDGNEIEFISERGFGGLTQLRKLYLADNKLGTLDDGVLDDFQKLTVLDLRNNNLETLKQETMQSVLENMKSNYALISLDGNKLTCDCRLLWLHKLKNETRSKRIKASLDRLNCVMDSKLRTELNKKIKTNDIPKNNPITPNIQDYETNDDFDEDKYDDTMQDDTLENTKIEYRKKLLEISTELLPCPNKLFYEASFSPPTQDEVKFFFSSSGPLVLSVTVKLFVFLRLLTTL; this is encoded by the exons ATGAAGATGGACCTTAAATATCTAATCCTGATGATTGCCTTCGCGACGATTGAAATCAACGTAACGGAAAGCCGGCAGAACGACAAGCGGAGATGGAAGAACGACAAAAGTGTTTACTCACAATACGTTAACATTTGCGATATTCAGGACAGAGGGTCCAAGGTTCATTGCTATTGTGAGAGCACAAAGATGAAAACAGCGACGAAGGCCGACTGTTGGGTGTTCAACGGCGGCATTGCTGAGGACGATCCGTTCTGGTCGAACTTTTATTCGCAACCTAAAATAGAAAGGCTAACATTCAACGTTCGAGCAGATGGCGGCCTGACGTACATTCCAGCAAAAGTGATCATCCGTCTAGAACGGTTACAGTACCTCAACATTCAATACGCTAACATATCTGCCGTGCCATCTTTTGCGTTCACAAACTCTTCGACATTGAGAGAAATAACACTTCCAAAGAACAAAATAACCAAACTGGAAAAGATGTCCTTTGCTCATCTGATAATGCTGTCAAACGTCAGTTTGGTGGAAAATCAAATATCAGAGCTCAAACGAGACATATTCTATGTATTACCGAACCTTCAGCGGCTGTATTTGTCGAAGAACACAATCAGTGTGCTTCACGACGGCTGCTTCAAGCACCTCAGTAACCTGGTAAAGCTGGAGCTTGACAGTAATTTACTGACTGTTGTAATTAGAGAGAACTTCCAAGGTCTGTCCAACCTGATTACTCTTGACATGAGAAACAACAAATTGACGATGATAGGTGACTTGGCGTTCTCGGAACTTTGGAGCCTCCAAGAACTTTACCTGGATGGGAACGAAATAGAATTTATATCAGAGAGGGGTTTCGGCGGATTGACACAACTGAGAAAACTTTATTTGGCTGATAATAAGTTGGGAACATTAGACGACGGCGTGTTGGACGATTTTCAGAAGTTGACTGTTTTGGATTTGAGGAATAACAATTTGGAAACTCTAAAGCAGGAGACTATGCAAAGTGTCTTGGAAAACATGAAGTCGAATTACGCTTTAATCTCTCTTGACG GTAACAAGCTAACCTGCGACTGCCGCCTTCTTTGGCTCCACAAACTCAAAAACGAGACCCGCAGCAAACGCATCAAAGCCTCTCTGGACCGCCTCAACTGCGTGATGGACAGCAAACTCAGAACGGAACtcaataagaaaataaagacaAACGACATTCCTAAAAATAACCCCATCACCCCAAACATACAAGACTACGAAACCAACGACGATTTCGACGAAGACAAATACGACGATACGATGCAAGATGACACATTAGAAAACACAAAAATCGAGTACAGGAAAAAGCTGCTAGAAATATCTACGGAATTGCTTCCGTGCCCCAATAAGTTGTTCTATGAGGCATCGTTCTCGCCACCCACTCAAGATGAAGTCAAATTCTTCTTTTCATCTTCTGGACCCTTAGTTTTATCAGTGACAGTGAAGTTATTTGTATTCTTAAGACTTTTAACGACgttgtag